One window from the genome of Streptomyces sp. NBC_01476 encodes:
- a CDS encoding HAD family hydrolase, whose protein sequence is MNAHLVWDWNGTLFHDMDAVIGATNASFAELGLPPITLDRYRELYCVPVPRFYERLIGRLPTDAEWEVMDATFHRHYWAMAEACGLAEGARELLTARQAAGLTQSLCSLAPHEQLLPMVTTHGIDRHFVRVDGRTGPSTAGKAEQMALHLASLDGVDTSTVVVIGDALDDAAAAAHVGAYAVLYTGGSGSRQSLESAGVPVVDTLTDAVALAERIAR, encoded by the coding sequence GTGAACGCGCATCTGGTGTGGGACTGGAACGGCACCCTGTTCCACGACATGGACGCGGTGATCGGGGCCACCAACGCCTCCTTCGCCGAACTCGGCTTGCCACCGATCACTTTGGACCGCTACCGCGAGCTGTACTGCGTGCCGGTGCCCCGCTTCTACGAGCGGCTCATCGGCCGGCTGCCCACCGACGCGGAGTGGGAGGTCATGGACGCCACCTTCCACCGGCACTACTGGGCCATGGCCGAGGCGTGCGGCCTCGCCGAGGGCGCCCGGGAACTCCTCACCGCCCGGCAGGCGGCCGGCCTCACCCAGTCGCTCTGCTCGCTCGCCCCGCACGAGCAGTTGCTGCCCATGGTCACCACGCACGGCATCGACCGGCACTTCGTGCGGGTGGACGGACGCACCGGCCCCTCCACCGCGGGCAAGGCCGAGCAGATGGCCCTCCACCTGGCCTCGCTCGACGGGGTGGACACCAGCACCGTGGTGGTGATCGGCGACGCTCTCGACGACGCCGCGGCGGCGGCCCATGTGGGCGCGTACGCGGTCCTCTACACCGGTGGTTCCGGCAGCCGGCAGAGCCTGGAGTCGGCGGGGGTGCCCGTGGTGGACACCCTTACGGACGCCGTCGCACTGGCCGAGCGAATAGCCCGCTGA